The Roseococcus microcysteis genome contains a region encoding:
- a CDS encoding ABC transporter ATP-binding protein encodes MSDIFLKDICVSFPIYDGANRSLKYRVLEAGTGGRVKPASNGRIVISAIDNLSLHIGHGERVALIGHNGAGKTTLLRVIAGIYIPQTGDVRLSGSVAPLFDTGFGMDPDATGYENIRLRSLYLGMTKREVEARLPDIEAFAGLGSFLSMPLRTYSEGMRARLAFAVSTSIQPDILLLDEQIAAGDAAFMERAARRLDELVARSGILVLASHSAEAVIRFCTRGIVMEHGRLMFDGAVQDALEWYAARRAAP; translated from the coding sequence TTGTCAGACATTTTCTTGAAAGACATCTGCGTCAGCTTTCCGATCTACGATGGCGCGAACCGCTCCCTCAAATATCGTGTGCTTGAGGCGGGCACCGGTGGTCGTGTGAAACCCGCAAGCAACGGGCGTATCGTGATCAGCGCCATTGATAATCTGTCGCTCCATATCGGACATGGCGAACGCGTTGCGCTGATCGGCCATAATGGCGCCGGCAAGACCACGCTGCTTCGTGTAATTGCCGGAATCTACATCCCGCAGACGGGGGATGTGAGGCTGTCCGGAAGCGTGGCGCCACTGTTCGACACCGGTTTCGGGATGGACCCTGATGCGACCGGCTATGAGAACATACGCCTCCGCAGCCTTTACCTCGGCATGACCAAGCGGGAGGTTGAAGCACGTCTGCCCGACATCGAGGCCTTTGCAGGACTGGGCTCCTTCCTGTCCATGCCGCTCCGAACATATTCGGAGGGCATGCGGGCCAGGCTGGCCTTCGCCGTGTCCACCAGCATCCAACCGGACATCCTCCTGCTGGATGAGCAGATCGCCGCCGGAGATGCCGCCTTCATGGAGCGCGCCGCGCGGCGATTGGACGAACTCGTTGCGAGATCCGGTATACTTGTCCTCGCGTCGCATTCCGCGGAGGCCGTTATTCGGTTTTGCACACGCGGCATCGTGATGGAGCACGGCAGGCTGATGTTCGACGGCGCCGTGCAGGATGCCCTCGAGTGGTATGCCGCCAGACGCGCGGCGCCCTGA
- a CDS encoding sulfotransferase family protein, whose amino-acid sequence MHRSGTSALTHLLACLGANLPLRLSPPGPDNPEGYFEPSALVVLHERLLSAAGSVWFDVRPFSLAAAPPEVAEALIGELVEAVAAEFSDAALPVIKDPRMCRFFPLFRRILGLAGREACVVMALRHPAEVATSLAVRNQMSASYAGLLWARHMIAAERDSRDLPRITVRYEDMLADWRGTAARIRTLPGPWHAEDPEVAPVKPSLRHHHALRSSDVFGPAIGTRLDRLHATLSRLAETDDAAGQAEVDAAAEAVLSCAAGFSLSTEMEFLHHRLTAEHPAWKSDDPLRDGAALAALFERLNRSLPGGLGV is encoded by the coding sequence ATGCATCGCAGCGGCACATCCGCGCTCACCCATCTGCTCGCCTGCCTCGGGGCGAACCTGCCGCTGCGGCTGAGCCCTCCGGGGCCGGACAATCCCGAAGGTTATTTCGAACCGTCCGCGCTGGTGGTCCTGCACGAGCGCCTGCTGTCCGCCGCGGGCTCCGTCTGGTTCGATGTAAGGCCATTTTCCCTCGCCGCGGCGCCACCCGAGGTTGCCGAGGCCCTGATCGGCGAGTTGGTGGAGGCCGTGGCCGCGGAGTTTTCCGATGCCGCGCTGCCGGTCATCAAGGACCCGAGGATGTGCCGCTTCTTTCCCCTGTTCCGGCGGATCCTCGGGTTGGCGGGGCGGGAGGCCTGCGTGGTGATGGCCCTGCGCCATCCGGCGGAAGTGGCCACTTCGCTCGCGGTGCGGAACCAGATGTCGGCCAGCTATGCCGGCCTGCTCTGGGCGCGGCACATGATCGCCGCGGAACGGGACAGCCGCGACCTGCCGCGCATCACCGTGCGCTATGAAGACATGCTTGCGGACTGGCGGGGAACCGCTGCCCGCATTCGCACCCTGCCAGGCCCCTGGCACGCCGAAGACCCGGAGGTGGCGCCCGTGAAGCCGTCGCTGCGCCACCATCACGCGCTTCGGTCCAGCGACGTGTTCGGTCCTGCCATCGGCACGCGGCTCGACCGCCTCCATGCCACTCTCTCGCGCCTTGCGGAGACGGATGACGCGGCCGGGCAGGCGGAGGTGGATGCGGCGGCGGAGGCGGTCCTCTCCTGCGCGGCGGGATTTTCGCTCTCCACCGAGATGGAATTCCTCCATCACCGCCTCACGGCGGAGCATCCGGCCTGGAAATCCGATGATCCCCTGCGGGACGGCGCGGCGCTGGCGGCGCTTTTCGAGCGCCTCAACAGGTCGCTGCCCGGGGGCCTCGGCGTGTGA
- a CDS encoding sulfotransferase family protein — protein sequence MERVGLFIAGVQKAGTTSLDAYLRLHPGLIGPSVKETHVFDDETLDWSQPPDERLHAFYPPARRDELRFEATPITSFWPPALARVRRYNPHARIVIILRDPIERAWSQWCMQRHHGTEPLAFAEAIREGRRRLEAGAPESAWRLFSYVERGMYAAQLRRALMLFSDKQVLLLDHATLFRDVAGALRRIADFANIAPFPRVPHIRANSNPYPQDGPSPADIAYLRGVFAEDAREAVQLAGIEASHWPTLQDGPTLESSTMSWSGMR from the coding sequence ATGGAACGGGTCGGCCTGTTCATCGCCGGCGTGCAGAAGGCGGGCACCACCAGCCTCGACGCCTATCTGCGCCTCCACCCCGGCCTCATCGGCCCCTCGGTCAAGGAAACCCACGTCTTCGACGACGAGACGCTGGACTGGAGCCAGCCGCCGGATGAGCGGCTGCATGCCTTCTATCCGCCCGCGCGGCGGGATGAACTCCGGTTCGAGGCAACCCCCATCACCAGTTTCTGGCCCCCCGCCCTGGCACGGGTCCGGCGCTACAATCCACACGCGCGGATCGTCATCATCCTGCGGGATCCCATTGAGCGGGCCTGGTCCCAATGGTGCATGCAGCGGCACCATGGGACGGAGCCCCTGGCCTTCGCGGAGGCGATCAGGGAGGGCCGGCGGCGCCTGGAAGCCGGCGCGCCGGAATCCGCCTGGCGCCTGTTCTCCTATGTGGAACGGGGCATGTACGCGGCCCAGCTCCGCCGGGCGCTGATGCTGTTCTCCGACAAGCAGGTGCTGCTGCTCGACCACGCGACCCTGTTCCGCGATGTGGCGGGCGCGCTGCGACGGATCGCCGATTTCGCCAATATCGCCCCCTTCCCGCGGGTGCCCCACATCCGGGCCAATTCCAACCCCTATCCGCAGGACGGGCCGTCGCCGGCCGACATCGCCTATTTGCGGGGAGTGTTCGCCGAGGATGCGCGAGAGGCGGTGCAACTCGCCGGCATCGAGGCCAGCCACTGGCCCACCTTGCAGGACGGACCGACCCTTGAAAGCAGCACTATGTCCTGGAGCGGGATGCGTTGA
- a CDS encoding glycosyltransferase family protein has translation MADTAMHCFTSASLAYADRAMVLATSLRRMHPDWVLWLCLVDVPPPGFSMEALTAAFDHVVPAEELPLPHPRSWLFGHDIVEACTAVKGAMLLHMQARGAGRVVYLDPDIAVFAPLTGIVERLEQADIVLTPHLLDPEPTLAGVLDHEIGALKHGIYNLGFIAVSARPEGRRFARWWADRLRLFCVDDIPGGLFTDQRWCDHVPAFFPSTHILRDPGCNVASWNLVNRPLSIGQDGVIRAAGAPLRFFHFTKFTSVGRPMLERHAGSDSALDEVMTWYATALADHAPAGLPAGWWAYGTHADGQPIPRAHRRAWRADAALRAQVEDPFALASGDFARLAGYPA, from the coding sequence ATGGCTGACACCGCCATGCACTGCTTCACCTCGGCATCCCTCGCCTATGCCGACCGCGCCATGGTGCTCGCCACCAGCCTGCGCCGCATGCATCCGGACTGGGTGCTGTGGCTGTGCCTGGTGGACGTTCCGCCTCCCGGCTTCTCGATGGAGGCGTTGACGGCGGCCTTCGACCATGTGGTGCCGGCCGAGGAGTTGCCCCTTCCCCATCCGCGCAGCTGGCTGTTCGGCCATGACATCGTGGAGGCCTGCACCGCCGTGAAGGGCGCGATGCTGCTGCACATGCAGGCGCGGGGGGCGGGGCGGGTGGTCTATCTCGATCCCGACATCGCCGTCTTCGCCCCCCTCACCGGCATCGTCGAGCGGCTGGAACAGGCCGACATCGTGCTGACCCCGCACCTTCTGGACCCGGAGCCGACGCTGGCCGGCGTGCTGGACCATGAAATCGGCGCCCTGAAGCACGGCATCTACAATCTCGGCTTCATCGCCGTGTCCGCGCGGCCCGAGGGCCGGCGCTTCGCCCGCTGGTGGGCGGACCGGCTGCGCCTGTTCTGCGTGGACGACATTCCCGGCGGCCTGTTCACGGACCAGCGGTGGTGCGACCATGTGCCGGCCTTCTTCCCCTCCACCCACATCCTGCGCGATCCCGGTTGCAATGTCGCAAGCTGGAACCTGGTCAACCGCCCGCTTTCCATCGGGCAGGACGGGGTGATCCGGGCGGCCGGCGCCCCGCTCCGCTTCTTCCACTTCACCAAGTTCACCAGTGTCGGGCGCCCCATGCTGGAGCGCCATGCCGGCTCCGACAGCGCGCTGGACGAGGTGATGACCTGGTATGCGACCGCACTCGCGGACCATGCGCCGGCGGGCCTGCCGGCTGGCTGGTGGGCCTATGGCACCCATGCGGACGGGCAGCCCATTCCCCGCGCCCATCGCCGGGCCTGGCGTGCGGACGCCGCATTGCGGGCGCAGGTGGAGGACCCATTCGCGCTTGCCTCCGGGGACTTCGCGCGCCTCGCGGGATATCCCGCATGA